The Misgurnus anguillicaudatus chromosome 21, ASM2758022v2, whole genome shotgun sequence genome includes a window with the following:
- the LOC129422764 gene encoding putative C-type lectin domain family 20 member A, with protein sequence MKATVSIYLFLCLCGLSSGFYRRHFYVEDKMQWNDAQTYCREHYDDLSTTTTQEIEKLASIPEISPAWVGAYEHPANPSEWIWSGGEKQPVEKWNTDEPNHLNTEKCALIGNSGLTNIPCDRTLSFCCMDYYETIVVHESKTWEEALDYCRQNYIDLVSIASKKNMAEVIKNITTSQTAYVWTGLRFLAGHWFWVSGDDVAYKAWSAEGELQCPAKNLQCGALDIVNKVWKPRDCEEKLNFVCVRN encoded by the coding sequence ATGAAGGCAACTGTTTCTATATATCTGTTCCTGTGCCTCTGTGGACTGAGTTCCGGTTTCTACAGAAGACACTTCTATGTGGAAGACAAAATGCAATGGAATGATGCGCAGACGTACTGCAGAGAGCATTATGATGACTTGTCCACTACTACCACACAAGAGATAGAGAAGCTCGCAAGTATTCCTGAGATTTCACCAGCTTGGGTTGGAGCATACGAACATCCTGCAAACCCCTCAGAATGGATttggtctggaggtgaaaaaCAACCAGTTGAAAAATGGAACACTGATGaaccaaaccatttgaataCTGAGAAATGCGCTCTTATAGGGAATTCTGGACTGACCAATATTCCGTGCGATAGGACTTTGTCATTTTGTTGTATGGACTACTATGAAACGATAGTGGTACATGAGAGTAAGACATGGGAAGAGGCTCTGGACTACTGCAGACAAAACTACATTGATCTTGTCAGTATCGCCTCTAAGAAGAACATGGCAGAGGTGATAAAAAACATCACAACATCACAGACGGCTTATGTATGGACTGGACTACGGTTTTTAGCTGGACATTGGTTCTGGGTCAGTGGTGATGATGTTGCATATAAAGCCTGGTCTGCAGAGGGGGAGCTCCAGTGCCCTGCCAAAAATCTCCAGTGTGGAGCTCTGGATATAGTAAATAAGGTTTGGAAACCTAGAGACTGTGAGGAGAAATTAAACTTTGTCTGTGTTAGGAATTAA
- the LOC141353177 gene encoding snaclec CTL-Eoc125-like: protein MKATVSIYLFLCLCGLSSGFYRRHFYVKDQMNWNNAQTYCREHFDDLSTTTTQEIEKLASNPEISGSPAWVGAYENPANSLEWFWSGGEKQPVEKWNTNEPNNLGYEKCAFIVNSGLTNFPCYGTLSFYCMDYYETIVVHESKTWEEALDDCRQNYIDLVSIASERNMAEVIKNITTSQTAYVWTGLRFLAGHWFWVSGDDVEYKAWSAEGELQCPAKNLKCGALDIVNKVWKPRDCEEKLNFVCVRN from the coding sequence ATGAAGGCAACTGTTTCTATATATCTGTTCCTGTGCCTCTGTGGACTGAGCTCCGGTTTCTACAGAAGACACTTCTATGTGAAAGACCAAATGAACTGGAATAATGCGCAGACGTACTGCAGAGAGCATTTTGATGATTTGTCCACTACTACCACACAAGAGATAGAGAAGCTCGCAAGTAATCCTGAGATTTCTGGTTCACCAGCTTGGGTTGGAGCATACGAAAATCCTGCAAACTCTTTAGAATGGTTttggtctggaggtgaaaaaCAACCAGTTGAAAAATGGAACACTAATGAACCAAACAATCTGGGTTATGAGAAATGCGCATTTATAGTGAATTCTGGACTGACCAATTTTCCGTGCTATGGGACtttgtcattttattgtatGGACTACTATGAAACGATAGTGGTACATGAGAGTAAGACATGGGAAGAGGCTCTGGACGACTGCAGACAAAACTACATTGATCTTGTCAGTATCGCCTCTGAGAGGAATATGGCAGAGGTGATAAAAAACATCACAACATCACAGACGGCTTATGTATGGACTGGACTACGGTTTTTAGCTGGACATTGGTTCTGGGTCAGTGGGGATGATGTTGAATATAAAGCCTGGTCTGCAGAGGGAGAGCTCCAGTGCCCTGCCAAAAATCTCAAGTGTGGAGCTTTGGATATAGTAAATAAGGTTTGGAAACCTAGAGACTGTGAGGAGAAATTAAACTTTGTCTGTGTTAGGAATTAA